A single region of the Kwoniella shivajii chromosome 10, complete sequence genome encodes:
- a CDS encoding OPT family small oligopeptide transporter, with protein MSNKPHPFVQAWAGRRNTPSIKHKDSKESDWTLDTLNGRPIKSPLREMFIEETMAGDSVRTQECDEHPGAAEDGMNRGHRTEEEKEDPVAKSFWDPNLSFETQQPFHNDQPNIKSANIRPHDDDEDDSPYPEVRTSVHPTDDPSLPVSTFRSWFLGILMSILLPGVNQFFIYRYPNVLVPGIVAQLIVHPLGLGLAKLPRKGYWRVINPCEWNAKEHTLIYIMANVSAGSAYATDIIAAQRFFYDQRWGWGYNFLLVTSTQMLGFSFAGILHRILVTPASMIWPATLVNTALFNTLHASSGPQGGQIKSRTRQVFFYVNAGLMFGWSFFPSYLFTALSNFDWVTWIKPTSQVINLLFGYQTGAGMSILTFDWGMMAAVNNPLATPWWVIGNVLGGFLFFIWFLGPILYYSNIFYAKYLPFSSARVFDNTASTYNVTKIVREDATLDVAAYDGYSPVYMTVTSALSYGMNFAAITSTVVHSFLFFRHQVWHHLLHPPSRADVHARLASKYPSVPGWWCLTILIVNLSLGIATVQAWPTQLPVWALMIAIALAGVMVLPIGLLQAITNMQVGLNVISEIVIGAMIPGKPVAMMIFKTYGYITTTQALGFVQDLKVAHYMHLPPRHVFFAQIVACVIGSVTQLSVQTWLFNNVPDICSLESDKWWCPSTRTFFSASVLYGLIGPKRLFGPGSLYKHLNWFYLLGAIMPLVTWLMARRWPKVGWQYICWPVVFSCVSLLPPYLPINFISFCIVGWITQYYIRRKYFHWWSRYNYTLSAAWTCGYALCVIIIFFTLQLPKSGHIGERIQKWWGNTVYSNTLDGQGGVAAAALRLKEGETFGLKDGSWVK; from the exons ATGTCGAATAAGCCTCACCCCTTTGTACAAGCTTGGGCTGGCCGTCGGAATACACCTTCGATCAAACACAAAGATTCCAAGGAGAGCGATTGGACATTAGATACCTTGAATGGAAGACCCATCAAGTCGCCATTGCGGGAGATGTTTATCGAAGAAACAATGGCGGGCGATTCCGTCAGAACTCAAGAATGTGATGAACATCCGGGTGCAGCAGAGGATGGTATGAACAGAGGACATAGAACggaggaggaaaaggaggatcCTGTAGCTAA GAGCTTCTGGGATCCCAATCTATCTTTTGAAACTCAACAGCCCTTTCATAACGACCAGCCTAACATTAAATCCGCCAATATACGACCacatgacgatgatgaagatgattcaccttATCCTGAAGTACGAACATCTGTACATCCGACcgatgatccttctttaccagtTTCCACTTTCCGATCGTGGTTCTTAGGTATATTAATGTCGATACTCTTACCTGGTGTCAATCAATTTTTCATTTATCGTTATCCAAACGTACTAGTACCAGGTATAGTAGCTCAATTGATCGTACACCCATTGGGATTAGGTTTGGCTAAATTACCAAGAAAGGGTTATTGGAGAGTAATAAATCCCTGTGAATGGAATGCCAAGGAACATACACTG ATATATATAATGGCGAACGTATCTGCTGGATCGGCATACGCGACCGATATTATAGCTGCTCAAAGATTCTTCTATGATCAACGATGGGGATGGGGATATAACTTTCTTTT AGTCACAAGTACACAAATGTTGGGGTTCTCTTTCGCAGGAATACTGCATAGAATACTGGTCACTCCCGCATCAATGATTTGGCCTGCAACTTTAGTGAACACAGCTC TCTTCAACACCCTTCACGCTTCTTCGGGACCTCAAGGAGGACAAATTAAATCACGGACTCGCCAAGTATTCTTTTACGTCAACGCTGGATTGATGTTCGGTTGGAGCTTCTTCCCAAGCTACCTATTTACCGCTTTGAGCAAC TTTGATTGGGTAACATGGATCAAACCCACCTCCCAGGTC ATAAACCTCTTATTCGGATACCAAACTGGAGCTGGCATGTCAATACTAACTTTCGACTGGGGAATGATGGCTGCAGTCAATAATCCCCTCGCCACACCTTGGTGGGTGATTGGAAATGTCTTGGGAGGCTTCCTTTTC TTCATCTGGTTCCTTGGACCAATATTATATTATTCGAATATATTTTACGCCAAATACCTCCCATTTTCCAGTGCCAGAGTATTCGATAATAC GGCTTCCACATATAACGTGACTAAAATCGTTCGCGAAGACGCTACCTTGGATGTTGCAGCCTACGATGGATACTCGCCCGTTTATATGACTGTG ACATCAGCACTATCATATGGAATGAACTTCGCTGC CATAACATCCACAGTGgttcattccttccttttctttagACATCAAG TATGgcaccatcttctccatccaccTTCGAGGGCCGATGTTCACGCTCGTCTAGCTTCAAAATATCCTTCCGTACCAGGATGGTGGTGTTTGACCATCTTAATCGTGAATTTGAGTCTGGGTATAGCGACTGTTCAAGCTTGGCCCACTCAGCTACCAGTCTGGGCTTTGATGATAGCTATCGCTTTGGCTGGAGTGATGGTTCTACCCATCGGACTGCTACAAGCTATAACAAATATGCAAGTTGGGCTGAATGTAATT AGTGAGATAGTCATTGGAGCTATGATACCTGGTAAACCTGTAGCTATGATGATATTCAAG ACATACGGTTATATTACTACTACTCAAGCATTGGGCTTCGTCCAAGATCTTAAAGTGGCGCATTACATGCATCTACCTCCTCGACATGTGTTCTTCGCTCAGATCGTAGCTTGTGTCATAGGATCGGTCACTCAACTATCAGTCCAAACTTGGTTATTCAATAATGTTCCAGATATCTGTTCTTTAGAATCAGATAAATGGTGGTGTCCTTCCACCAGAACTTTCTTCTCCGCTTCAGTGTTATATGGACTGATTGGACCGAAAAGGTTATTCGGTCCAGGGAGTTTATACAAACACTTGAATTGGTTTTACCTCTTGGGAGCTATAATGCCCCTTGTAACTTGGTTGATGGCTAGAAGATGGCCTAAAGTCGGTTGGCAATATATTTGTTGGCCTGTAGTATTCAGTTGCGTTTCTTTGCTGCCGCCTTATTTACCTATAAACTTTATCAG TTTCTGTATAGTAGGTTGGATCACTCAATACTACATCCGAAGGAAATATTTCCATTGGTGGTCTAGATa TAATTATACCTTATCGGCAGCTTGGACATGTGGATATGCTCTATGTGTCATAATCATTTTCTTTACTTTACAATTACCTAAATCGGGACATA TTGGAGAGCGTATTCAAAAATGGTGGGGAAACACTGTATACTCAAATACCCTtgatggtcaaggtggtgTCGCAGCCGCTGCTTTGCGCCTCAAGGAAGGTGAGACatttggattgaaagatggttcATGGGTCAAGTGA
- a CDS encoding protoporphyrinogen oxidase gives MSPPSRIAVLGGGLSGLTTAYHLSKSLPSSSKITLIEASPRIGGWINSKQHQVGFKDDKGEIVEGSVTLESGPRSIRPRGSKGAAGMLRMLRDLDLVKDIIPIPFSHPAAKNRYLLNTSTSEISALPSSPLSLLQTQSPLLKGLLPSILGEPFRSRFKEGSSSSSSSELGTGIGANNDESVDSFFSRRFSPSIAKNLASAMVHGIYAASSKELSVRAAFPTLWDSEQKFGSVVLGMLRGGTKTRREKEEEKNEWLELGELGGKREKWSLYGIKGGLGSLTNSLHQEIINNGVEIRTEESIERIDPSASAASSSSSSSSQAIQIKTSKGNLETDHIISALSPLTLSKLLPSEPSSSSSTSLYLPHLDANPYTSVGVVNLVYPLSSDRVHPEGFGYLIPRSTATQNPNGVLGVIFDSTAIPLQSDCKGVTKLTIMLGGPYWSTYKPISKSPPESDEGLIQNAIDHLNIVFPHLKNIEPIIKTGKIHWNCIPTYLPGHGDRLKELNESINNGIWKNKLSLVGNGYGGVGVNDCVYSAENVVNALKQGNRVTGLERWKDWN, from the exons ATGTCCCCTCCATCCCGAATAGCAGTTCTAGGCGGAGGGTTATCAGGTCTTACGACGGCGTATCATCTGTCTaaatcattaccttcctcatccaaAATTACATTGATCGAAGCGTCACCCAGAATAGGGGGATGGATCAATTCGAAACAACATCAAGTAGGattcaaagatgataaaggaGAAATAGTGGAAGGTAGCGTGACACTGGAAAGTGGACCTAGAAGTATAAGACCTAGAGGAAGTAAAGGTGCAGCTGGGATGCTAAGGATG CTTCGCGATCTCGATTTGGTCAAAGATATAATACCTATACCGTTTTCTCATCCAGCAGCTAAAAATCGATATTTATTAAATACATCCACATCTGAGATATCAgcattaccttcttctccattatCCCTACTTCAGACTCAATCACCTTTACTTAAAGGTCTATTACCTTCTATCTTGGGTGAACCATTCAGATCTCGTTTCAaggaaggatcatcatcatcatcatcatcagagtTAGGCACTGGGATAGGAGCTAATAATGATGAGTCTGTCGATTCATTCTTTTCAAGAAGGTTCTCGCCTTCTATAGCTAAGAATCTAGCTTCAGCTATGGTTCATGGTATATACGCGGCATCAAGTAAAGAACTTTCAGTCAGAGCTGCTTTTCCCACTTTATGGGACTCAGAACAAAAATTTGGCAGCGTAGTTTTGGGTATGTTAAGAGGTGGAACAAAGACTAGacgagaaaaagaagaagaaaagaatgaatggttggaattaggtgaattaggtggaaaaagagaaaaatggAGTTTATATGGTATaaaaggtggtttgggaTCTTTGACAAATTCTTTACATCAAGAAATTATCAATAATGGCGTTGAGATCAGAACGGAAGAATCAATCGAACGAATCGATCCATCAGCgtcagcagcttcttcttcatcatcatcatcatcccagGCTATACAGATCAAAACGTCAAAAGGCAATTTGGAAACTGATCATataatatcagctttatcacctcTGACTCTATCCAAACTTTTACCTTCAGAaccatcatcctcatcctcaacatcatTGTATCTACCTCATTTAGACGCGAATCCATATACATCAGTAGGTGTAGTCAACTTGGTATATCCACTATCAAGTGATCGAGTTCATCCAGAAGGGTTTGGTTATTTAATACCGAGATCTACAGCGACTCAAAATCCAAATGGTGTCTTAGGGGTCATATTCGATTCAACAGCTATACCACTACAATCAGATTGTAAAGGTGTCACTAAGTTAACTATAATGTTAGGCGGTCCATATTGGTCAACATATAAACCTATTTCAAAATCACcacctgaatcagatgaaggaTTAATCCAAAATGCAATTGACCATCTAAATATCGTTTTCCCACATCTGAAGAATATAGAACCGATAATCAAAACAGGTAAAATACATTGGAATTGTATTCCAACTTATTTACCTGGACATGGAGATAGATTGAAAGAATTAAATGAATCTATCAATAATGGTATTTGGAAGAACAAATTAAGTTTAGTAGGTAATGGTTATGGTGGGGTCGGTGTGAATGATTGTGTTTATTCCGCTGAAAATGTTGTTAATGCTTTGAAACAAGGCAATAGAGTGACGGGTTtggagagatggaaagattgGAATTAG